One segment of Bdellovibrionota bacterium DNA contains the following:
- a CDS encoding CpaF family protein, whose translation MSSTIPQEIRDRARAFLHEHLLEIIDLRRADYTQLRGASLRRKVENLVRQCLEKMHQDYRLADDAALVQDIVDEAVGLGPLENLLRDPSVTEVMVNGRTAIYVERGGKIERTPFQFISDSSLRSVIDRIVSPLGRRIDESSPMVDARLADGSRVNAVIPPLALNGPTITIRKFSKVPLSVSRLIEFGSLTDQAASFLSESVRIRKNILIAGGTGSGKTTLLNALSGFIPRHERIVTIEDAAELKLPQDHVVSLETRPANVEGKGEVAIRDLVRNALRMRPDRIVVGECRGGEALDMLQAMNTGHDGSLTTAHANSPRDALLRLETMVLMAGFDLPLRAIREQIASALDLIVFQARLADGTRRVTHVTEVCGAEEGTILTQDLFLRQHGDTTLRCTGRVPRFLGLVGSNDREIFLKILDPLGKAA comes from the coding sequence ATGTCGTCAACGATTCCCCAAGAGATTCGCGACCGCGCCCGCGCTTTTCTCCACGAACACCTTTTGGAGATCATCGATCTCCGTCGGGCCGATTACACCCAACTTCGCGGCGCTTCCCTTCGTCGAAAAGTGGAAAATCTCGTCCGGCAATGTCTGGAGAAAATGCATCAGGATTATCGACTGGCGGATGACGCCGCTCTCGTCCAGGATATCGTGGACGAAGCGGTGGGCCTGGGACCCCTGGAAAATCTTCTCCGAGATCCGAGCGTGACCGAAGTGATGGTGAACGGTCGAACCGCAATTTACGTTGAACGAGGCGGAAAAATCGAGCGAACGCCGTTTCAGTTTATTTCCGACAGCTCGCTTCGCTCCGTCATCGATCGGATCGTCTCTCCGCTGGGCCGGCGAATTGACGAGTCTTCCCCGATGGTCGATGCGCGCCTGGCGGACGGATCACGCGTCAATGCGGTCATTCCTCCTTTAGCGCTCAACGGCCCGACGATCACGATTCGAAAATTTTCGAAGGTCCCCCTCTCCGTCTCCCGATTGATCGAGTTCGGATCGTTGACGGATCAGGCGGCATCGTTTCTGAGCGAATCCGTCCGCATCCGGAAAAATATCCTCATCGCCGGAGGGACCGGTTCCGGAAAAACAACATTACTGAACGCTCTGTCCGGATTTATTCCGCGGCACGAGCGCATCGTGACGATCGAGGACGCCGCCGAGTTGAAGCTTCCCCAAGATCATGTCGTCTCGCTTGAAACACGACCCGCAAACGTCGAGGGCAAGGGCGAAGTGGCCATCCGCGATCTGGTTCGCAATGCGTTGCGTATGCGACCCGACCGAATTGTGGTGGGTGAATGCCGGGGAGGCGAGGCCCTCGACATGTTGCAGGCGATGAACACCGGTCACGACGGCTCCCTCACCACCGCTCACGCGAACTCTCCCCGAGACGCCCTGCTTCGACTGGAAACCATGGTCTTGATGGCCGGATTCGATCTGCCCTTACGGGCGATTCGGGAACAGATCGCGAGCGCTCTCGATCTCATCGTATTTCAGGCCCGCCTGGCGGACGGCACGCGCCGCGTAACGCATGTTACGGAGGTGTGCGGGGCCGAAGAAGGAACGATCCTCACACAGGATCTCTTTCTCCGGCAGCACGGCGACACGACGCTTCGCTGCACCGGCCGCGTCCCCCGTTTTCTCGGTCTCGTGGGGTCAAATGACCGCGAGATTTTTCTGAAGATTCTGGACCCCCTAGGGAAGGCCGCATGA